The nucleotide sequence CGATTGGACAATATTCGGACCACGCACTGTTTTACCCGGCGATGTTCCTGGTGCTCCTTGGAGCATTCACGAAATCCGCCCAATTCCCTTTCCATATCTGGCTGCCTGACGCCATGGAAGCTCCTACGCCGGTCAGCGCGTATTTGCACTCTGCCACTATGGTTAAAGCCGGGATCTATCTTGTTGCCCGCTTCACTCCGATTTTCGGCGGCACGTCTGCCTGGTTCTGGACGGTGACGCTTGTCGGCCTCGTGACCTTATTCTGGGGGTCATTCTGCGCAGTCCGGCAAACCGACCTAAAAGCGCTGCTCGCTTATTCAACCGTCAGCCAGCTCGGTTTGATCATGAGTCTGTTCGGGATGGGCTCTGCCGCCCTTCACTTCGGAGACGGCGAGGCAGGTGCTGTTTATGGCCTGGCAACATTTGCTGCCCTTTTCCATTTAGTGAACCATTCCACGTTTAAAGGTGCTTTGTTCATGGTTGTCGGCATTGTCGACCACCAAGTCGGAACACGCGACATCCGGCGCCTCGGCGGACTGATGGCATTCCTGCCGATTACGTTCACTTTTGCCGTCATCGGCAGTTTTTCCATGGCAGGGCTTCCCTTGTTCAACGGATTTCTGAGCAAGGAAATGTTTTTCACTGCTTCCGTCAATGCCGCGAGCCTTCCCGCATTTTCTGCAGAAACCTGGGGTTGGCTGATACCGGTTATTGCCTGGACAGCAAGCGTCCTGACATTTGTCTACTGCATGATCATCGTGTTCAAAACCTTCTTCGGCAAACACGAGCCGAAGAAATTGGATAAAAAACCGGTGGAGCCGCCGTTTGGCATGCTCGTTTCGCCTGCTATTTTGTCCATCCTGATTGTCGGTGTATTCTTTGTGCCAAACCTTTTGGGCGATCATTTGCTGCGCCCTGCGCTAAACGGTGTACTGCCTGGCATCACTGGTGCCGCGCCTCATATTTCTGCTTGGCACGGCTTCAATACGGAGCTCTGGATGACCATCGGCATCATTGTCGTCGGCTTTCTACTATATAAATACTTGCGCATCTGGAAGAAAGTTTACGCAATTATTCCGGAAGGCTGGACGTTCAACGCCCTTTACAATAAATTCCTGGAGGCGCTTGAAGAAAATTCAAACTGGCTGACATCCAAGTATATGACGGGTTATTTGCCTCATTACTTCGCTTATATTTTCGGCTTTTTCATCTTAGCAGCCGGCGGGACGCTCCTGTTGACCGGTGCGTTGTCCATTGACTTCACAACCGATACGCCGATTCCAAGCTATGAAGTGATTTTGGCTGTTGTGATGGCTATCGCAGCAATCGCTATATTATTCGTCAAATCGCGCCTGACTTCAGTGCTGCTGAACGGCGTGCTCGGCTATTCCATTGCGATTTTCTTCGTACTGTTCCGGGCGCCGGACTTGGCATTGACCCAGCTTGTCATTGAAACCGTGACAACAGCATTGTTCCTTTTATGCTTCTATTTCCTACCCGAATGGAAACCGGAAAAAGCTTCTAAGAATCTTAAAATCCGCAACGCCATTATTGCAGTTGCGGGAGGATTGACCGTCACCTTAATCGCTCTGTCGGTCCGCGCAGGCAATTTGTACGATTCCATTTCAAGTTATTATGAAGATGCCTACGAACTGGCTGGCGGGAAAAATATCGTAAATGCCATTTTAGGAGATTTCCGCGGCTTTGATACGATGCTTGAAACGCTCGTCCTTTTCATTGCCGGCCTCGGAGTCTATACACTCATTCGGATTAAAGGCGGAAAGGAGACACGAAAAAATGAAGATTAATGACGTGATATTAAAAACCGTTTCCCAAGCAGGCGTGCTGATCATTTTAACTTTCGGCGTCTACCTTTTCCTGTCCGGACATAACCAGCCAGGCGGCGGGTTTATCGGCGGCCTGGTTCTGGCTACAGCTTTTGTGCTGATGTTTTTGACTTTCGACTCAGAGACCGTCAACAAAGCCATTCCGTTTGATTTCAAAAAGATATCGGCCCTTGGCGTCCTGCTCGCCTTTTCAAGCAGTGCGCTGCCCATGTTTTTCGGCCAGCCTTTCATGAGCCAGTCTTTCGGTTATTTCGATCTGCCGATTTTCGGAAAGACCGAACTGGCTACCGTAACCATTTTTGAATCCGGAGTGGCTCTGACGGTAATCGGAGTAGTCGTAAATATTATTACTAGTATAAGTGAGGATGAATAGCGGATGGAAACGATAATCATATTATTGGTCGGCATTCTTACCGCCGTGGCCATCTACCTACTCTTATCCAAAAGCTTGATCCGCGTCATTCTCGGAACCGCCATTTTATCGCATGCGGTGCACTTGCTGATTCTTGCGATGGGCGGCTTAAAAGAAGGCACTGTTCCATTGCTTGGCGAAGAAGCGGAAAGTTATGTTGACGCATTGCCGCAGGCACTGATTTTGACGGCTATTGTCATCAGTTTCGCTGTTACAGCTTTCATTCTTGTTTTGGCCTACCGTGCTTATCAAGAACTCGGCACAGATGACCTAGATGAAATGAGAGGTGTGAACGATGAATAACATCATATTGCTTCCTGTTTTAATTCCCGTTATGGTGGGGATTTTGCTGATCTTTTTGCGTTCCTACGGCCGGACACAGGCGTGGTTCAGCATCTTTACAATGGCTGCCACGGCCGGCATTTCTTATTACCTGCTGGAAAAAGTGCAAAGCGACGGAATTCAGCGGCTCGATTTTGGAGGATGGGCACCGCCTTTCGGCATTTCATTCGTCGCCGATTCGTTTTCGCTGCTGCTGGTGCTGACGGCCAGCATCGTCACTTTTGTCTGCCTGATGTATGCCTTGTTTTCTACCAACAAATTGCTGCAGACGATGTATTACTATCCTTCTGTACTGTTTTTGATCGCCGGCGTAAACGGGTCTTTTTTGACCGGCGACTTGTTCAACTTGTTTGTCTGCTTTGAAGTCATGCTCTTGTCGTCTTATGTGCTGCTGACACTTGGCGGTGCAAAAAGGCAGCTTCGTGAAGCCATCAAATACGTCGTCATTAACATCGTTTCTTCCTGGTTCTTTTTGGTTGCATTGGCGTACCTATACGGAAGCGTCGGAACATTGAATATGGCCCACTTGTCGGTTCGCGTAGCTGAAGCGGGACAAGGGCCGCTCCTTACGACCATCAGCATCGTGTTCATGATCGTCTTCAGCCTCAAGGCCGGACTGCTTCTTTACTTCTGGCTTCCGGGTTCTTACAGCACACCCCCTGTTGTGACTTCCGCCCTTTTCGGCGCTTTGCTGACAAAAGTCGGCATATACGCACTGTTCCGGGTATTTTCACTGATCTTTAATCAGCAGCCTGAAATCACTCATGCCATCATCGGAGTTATGGCCGGCTTAACGCTAATCGGCGGAAGCATCGGGGCCATCGCTTATAACGATATCCGAAAAATCGCTGCTTACAATGTGGTCATCGCTGTCGGTTTTATCCTGGTCGGCCTTGCGGTTTCCACGCCGAACGCAATAGAAGGTGCAATCTATTATTTAATCCATGACATGGTTGTAAAAGCGCTTCTCTTCTTGCTTGTCGGCACCGTCATTGCACTCACCGGCACTGCCCAGCTTCATCAGATGAGCGGATTGATGAAAAACTATCCGCTGCTTGGCTGGTCTTTCTTTATCACCATGCTGTCGCTTGCCGGCGTTCCGCCGCTCAGCGGATTTATTGGAAAAGTCCTCGTTTCGGAAGGTGCGATTGAAAGCGGCGCCTATATCTTATTGGCCTTATCGCTCCTATCCAGTTTGTTTGTACTATATTCACTGCTCCGCATTTTCAAAAACAGTTTTTGGGGAGAAACCATTGTGGGCAAAGAAGACCAGGTGCCTTTAAACAGCCGCTTCCTTGTTCCTTGCGTGGTGCTTGTTCTTCTGACGTTTGGAATCGGGCTTGGAACGGAAGGGTTGTCTGCTTATGTTACAGACGCTGCAGAAACTTTGCTGAATCCGGAAATTTACGTGGATGCGGTGCTGGAAGGTGACCGTCCATGATGGTTGATATTCTTCTACTAATCCGCCGTAGAGAAAGGACTGTTTGCTGATGCCCGCACAACTTCTGATCAATATCATGATTGCCCTCCTTTGGACCTTGCTGATGGATGAAGATGCCTTTTACTTGTCGACTTTTATTGGCGGCTACTTGATCGGCATCGGCATCCTGTTCATGATGCACCGCTTTTTCGGCGCCAAATTTTACTTGCTGAGAGTTTACTCCACCATTCGTTTGTTATTTATTTTCATTTCAGAACTGGCCCAATCCAGTTTGCTGATCATAAAACAGATACTGAGCCCTAAACTCAATATTAAACCGGGGATTTTCACTTACGAACACAGCATGGAAGGCGCTTATGAATTAACGACGCTTGCGCTCTTATTGACACTGACTCCCGGGTCTGTTGTCATGGAAGTCTCCCCGGACGGGAAAGTCTTTTACATTCATGCCATGGATGTCGAAGAATCGAGAGACACAGTACTGCGTTCCATCAAGACATTCGAGAAAGCCATCATGGAGGTGACACGAGGATGATTGATACGATTTTAACGATTGCCTTATCCTTATTCTGCCTGGCCATTCTTCTGGCGCTTTACCGCATTATCTGGGGGCCGTCGATGCCGGACCGTGTGGTGGCACTGGATATGATTGGTGTAAACCTCATTTCAGGAGTGGCGGTATTTTCAGTGGCATTGAACACCCACGCTTACTTGGAAGTTATCCTGATCGTCGGCATTCTCGCCTTCATCAGCACCATCGCCTTTGCCCGCTTCGTTGAGAGGGGGGATATCGTTGAGCATAAGAGAAATTATTGAATGGGCTGGCGTTATCCTGATTCTCCTTGGCTCTATTATGGCCGTGATCAGCGCTTTTGGCATACTCCGCCTGCCTGATGTCTATACGCGTTCCCATGCAGCAACGAAAAGTTCGACGCTTGCGGTTCTACTGTCACTCAGCGGCACGTTCATCTATTTTTGGGCAACAGAGAACTTCATCAGCGTCCGTCTCTTCCTTGGAATCACTTTCGTATTCTTGACAGCGCCGGTTTCCGGGCATTTGATTACGCGGGCTGCTTACCGCTCGAACGTCAAGCTTGCTGATATTTCCACCGAAGATGCCTTAAAAGACGTCATCCATAAAAAAGATACAGAGGAATAAAAACAGGCCGGAATCTTTTCCGGCCTGTTTTTTGCTATGTCACGTTTATGTTAAAAATGCTAAGGGAATAACAGGAAAAAAGCAGTGGAGGAGTTGCAGATGGAAAACGTCAAAGACACGTTCAAAGAAGTTGCCGCTGCTATCTTGCCCGTAACCATTGTCGTCATTATTTTGCAGGTCGCCTTGATGCGCCTTCCCCTTGAAGCCCTGCTCCAATTTCTAGTCGGCGTCGTCTTTGTCAGCATCGGATTTTTCCTGTTTCTTCTCGGAGTGACCGCCGGGCTATTGCCGGTAGGCGAACTGATCGGCAAAAAGCTTCCCAAAACCAAAAAATCCTGGCTGATTATCGGCACCGGCTTTCTTCTCGGGCTGGCGGTCACCATTGCAGAACCGGATGTGCGGGTTTTGGCAAAACAAATCGATCAGGTATCTGCAGGTGAAATCAGTTCAGGCATTTTGGTAATGGCAGTAGCGCTCGGTTTGGCAATTTTTGTGGCTGCCGCTATGGTCCGCACGATTTTCAGCATTCCTATCCATTACATGCTGATTGGCGGCTATGTATTGGTCTTCGCATTGTCCATGTTCGTCCCTGAAACTTTTGTCTCCATTTCATTCGATGCCGGCGGAGTAACGACTGGGCCGATGGCAGTGCCGTTCATACTGGCTCTCGGCGTCGGCGTTGCTTCCGTCCTGCGCACTCCATCCGCCTCTTCCAGCGAAGGCTTCGGGTTAATCGGCCTCGCTTCCATCGGCCCTATTCTGGCAATCATGCTTCTGGGGGTGCTTTTCCAATGAATCTTCATGTGTTCGACGGCTTTTTGGATATCCTCACGGAAGTCGGCATGGCACTCGTTCCCCTCTTCATCTTCTTTGCTCTCTTCCAGGTTTTCATGCTTAAATTGCCCAGGCAACGGGTATTCCAAATACTACTTGGATTTATTCTGACATTTTTTGGGCTTTCTTTCTTTTTGCAAGGCGTCCATGTGGGATTCTTCCCAATCGGCCAGATGATGGGTGAATCGCTTGGTGAAATGCCTTATCCATGGATCATCATCCCGATCGGCTTTGTTCTCGGGTTTGTCGCCACGTTTGCGGAACCAGCCGTAAGCATCATGATCGATGAAGTCGACCGCGTAACCGGCGGCTATATTTCCGCCAAATTGATGCTGTATACCGTTTCAACCGGAGTGGGCATTTCCGTAGCCCTCTCAATGGTCCGCATCCTTTTCGGAATCCCGCTTTGGTATTTCATTATTCCGGGATACTTGCTCGCTTTTGTGCTCGTATTTTTTTCACAGCCTATCTTTACTGCCATCGCGTTCGACTCCGGAGGCGTTTCCACGGGCCCGATGACGGTCACTTTCATTTCGGCTATGGCAGTTGGTGTGGCTTCGGTTACCGAAGGGCGGGATCCTTTAGTGGATGGATTCGGCCTGATCGCTCTCGTCGCCCTTAC is from Planococcus liqunii and encodes:
- a CDS encoding Na+/H+ antiporter subunit A — its product is MHLLIFAILFPFLAAALIPLIHRRLGPLNIGWLVLAVPFILFGIFAWQIPGISSGDTIAAALNWIPSLGINFSIYLDGLSLILALLITGMGTLVILYSIYYLSPTDSLPHFYAYLLLFMGAMLGVVLSDNLLVLYVFWELTSISSFLLIAFWFHRKNSRYGAQKSLLITVFGGFGMLAGFLMLHTMTGTFSVREIVSTIGQYSDHALFYPAMFLVLLGAFTKSAQFPFHIWLPDAMEAPTPVSAYLHSATMVKAGIYLVARFTPIFGGTSAWFWTVTLVGLVTLFWGSFCAVRQTDLKALLAYSTVSQLGLIMSLFGMGSAALHFGDGEAGAVYGLATFAALFHLVNHSTFKGALFMVVGIVDHQVGTRDIRRLGGLMAFLPITFTFAVIGSFSMAGLPLFNGFLSKEMFFTASVNAASLPAFSAETWGWLIPVIAWTASVLTFVYCMIIVFKTFFGKHEPKKLDKKPVEPPFGMLVSPAILSILIVGVFFVPNLLGDHLLRPALNGVLPGITGAAPHISAWHGFNTELWMTIGIIVVGFLLYKYLRIWKKVYAIIPEGWTFNALYNKFLEALEENSNWLTSKYMTGYLPHYFAYIFGFFILAAGGTLLLTGALSIDFTTDTPIPSYEVILAVVMAIAAIAILFVKSRLTSVLLNGVLGYSIAIFFVLFRAPDLALTQLVIETVTTALFLLCFYFLPEWKPEKASKNLKIRNAIIAVAGGLTVTLIALSVRAGNLYDSISSYYEDAYELAGGKNIVNAILGDFRGFDTMLETLVLFIAGLGVYTLIRIKGGKETRKNED
- a CDS encoding Na(+)/H(+) antiporter subunit B, with amino-acid sequence MKINDVILKTVSQAGVLIILTFGVYLFLSGHNQPGGGFIGGLVLATAFVLMFLTFDSETVNKAIPFDFKKISALGVLLAFSSSALPMFFGQPFMSQSFGYFDLPIFGKTELATVTIFESGVALTVIGVVVNIITSISEDE
- a CDS encoding Na(+)/H(+) antiporter subunit C yields the protein METIIILLVGILTAVAIYLLLSKSLIRVILGTAILSHAVHLLILAMGGLKEGTVPLLGEEAESYVDALPQALILTAIVISFAVTAFILVLAYRAYQELGTDDLDEMRGVNDE
- a CDS encoding Na+/H+ antiporter subunit D translates to MNNIILLPVLIPVMVGILLIFLRSYGRTQAWFSIFTMAATAGISYYLLEKVQSDGIQRLDFGGWAPPFGISFVADSFSLLLVLTASIVTFVCLMYALFSTNKLLQTMYYYPSVLFLIAGVNGSFLTGDLFNLFVCFEVMLLSSYVLLTLGGAKRQLREAIKYVVINIVSSWFFLVALAYLYGSVGTLNMAHLSVRVAEAGQGPLLTTISIVFMIVFSLKAGLLLYFWLPGSYSTPPVVTSALFGALLTKVGIYALFRVFSLIFNQQPEITHAIIGVMAGLTLIGGSIGAIAYNDIRKIAAYNVVIAVGFILVGLAVSTPNAIEGAIYYLIHDMVVKALLFLLVGTVIALTGTAQLHQMSGLMKNYPLLGWSFFITMLSLAGVPPLSGFIGKVLVSEGAIESGAYILLALSLLSSLFVLYSLLRIFKNSFWGETIVGKEDQVPLNSRFLVPCVVLVLLTFGIGLGTEGLSAYVTDAAETLLNPEIYVDAVLEGDRP
- a CDS encoding Na+/H+ antiporter subunit E — its product is MPAQLLINIMIALLWTLLMDEDAFYLSTFIGGYLIGIGILFMMHRFFGAKFYLLRVYSTIRLLFIFISELAQSSLLIIKQILSPKLNIKPGIFTYEHSMEGAYELTTLALLLTLTPGSVVMEVSPDGKVFYIHAMDVEESRDTVLRSIKTFEKAIMEVTRG
- a CDS encoding Na(+)/H(+) antiporter subunit F1; this encodes MIDTILTIALSLFCLAILLALYRIIWGPSMPDRVVALDMIGVNLISGVAVFSVALNTHAYLEVILIVGILAFISTIAFARFVERGDIVEHKRNY
- a CDS encoding Na+/H+ antiporter subunit G, producing MSIREIIEWAGVILILLGSIMAVISAFGILRLPDVYTRSHAATKSSTLAVLLSLSGTFIYFWATENFISVRLFLGITFVFLTAPVSGHLITRAAYRSNVKLADISTEDALKDVIHKKDTEE
- a CDS encoding DUF1538 domain-containing protein, whose translation is MENVKDTFKEVAAAILPVTIVVIILQVALMRLPLEALLQFLVGVVFVSIGFFLFLLGVTAGLLPVGELIGKKLPKTKKSWLIIGTGFLLGLAVTIAEPDVRVLAKQIDQVSAGEISSGILVMAVALGLAIFVAAAMVRTIFSIPIHYMLIGGYVLVFALSMFVPETFVSISFDAGGVTTGPMAVPFILALGVGVASVLRTPSASSSEGFGLIGLASIGPILAIMLLGVLFQ
- a CDS encoding DUF1538 domain-containing protein — protein: MNLHVFDGFLDILTEVGMALVPLFIFFALFQVFMLKLPRQRVFQILLGFILTFFGLSFFLQGVHVGFFPIGQMMGESLGEMPYPWIIIPIGFVLGFVATFAEPAVSIMIDEVDRVTGGYISAKLMLYTVSTGVGISVALSMVRILFGIPLWYFIIPGYLLAFVLVFFSQPIFTAIAFDSGGVSTGPMTVTFISAMAVGVASVTEGRDPLVDGFGLIALVALTPILAVLILGLIFTRKGGAENDESES